The proteins below are encoded in one region of Methanosarcina barkeri 3:
- the kwaB gene encoding anti-phage protein KwaB, translating into MVSHWAVALFSLVTIYAIIVKISNSEHGIYLYTKFYPVNLIRHSKVIKLVKSDHQLEKFDDELVQIAGKFDILQYNDKYYILNYEILEKFYQFTDVILERATSYFEEITKVKIIEGEDKLFSYLVSNPSHASKFIKVMSSSIVIKKKIPNEQLISFVSSNPKLKDNIETNEDKTKFKLKTNNHCNFFIKLLDDDFLKSELTQEEYETLAKNNV; encoded by the coding sequence ATTGTATCTCATTGGGCAGTTGCATTATTTAGCCTCGTGACTATATATGCAATTATTGTTAAAATCAGTAATTCTGAACATGGCATATATTTGTATACTAAATTTTATCCTGTTAATTTAATTAGACATAGCAAAGTAATAAAACTAGTAAAATCAGATCATCAGTTAGAAAAGTTTGATGATGAATTAGTACAAATCGCAGGTAAATTTGATATTTTGCAATACAATGATAAATACTACATTCTAAACTATGAGATTTTGGAGAAGTTTTACCAATTTACCGATGTAATACTAGAAAGAGCTACGAGTTACTTTGAAGAGATAACAAAAGTCAAGATAATTGAAGGTGAGGACAAGTTATTTTCCTATCTTGTAAGTAATCCTTCACATGCCAGTAAGTTCATAAAAGTTATGTCTTCATCAATAGTAATCAAAAAGAAAATTCCTAACGAACAGTTAATTTCATTTGTTTCAAGCAATCCTAAACTAAAAGATAATATTGAAACAAATGAAGACAAGACTAAATTTAAATTAAAGACAAATAATCATTGTAATTTCTTTATTAAACTGTTAGATGATGATTTTTTAAAATCAGAATTGACACAAGAAGAATATGAAACACTTGCTAAGAATAATGTTTAA
- a CDS encoding virulence RhuM family protein gives MTTTKKLPDNQITVYQTPEGDINIEVLYANENVWLPQKRMAELFGCSADNISLHLKNIYKDKELDEAATTEDFSVVQTEGERKVTRTVKCYSLEAIIAVGYRVNSERGIEFRQWATSILQQYIHKGFAIDSDRFKYGSRFSTRYFDDLLEEIRDIRSSERMMYQKITDIYATAIDYSPKTEDTRKFFATVQNKLHFAITGQTAAEIIITRARSDKQNMELTSWRKGSDGKIMPRDVTIAKNYLDKTELDHLNRIVNMYIDYAELQAIRNKPMYTKDWIEKLDAFLKFSEYEILTDAGKISHEVALDLAAREYETFRKIQDKNYISDFDKEVRRIRENTDDYN, from the coding sequence ATGACTACAACTAAGAAACTGCCCGACAACCAGATTACGGTCTATCAGACACCTGAAGGGGACATCAACATTGAGGTGCTCTATGCCAATGAAAACGTCTGGCTGCCTCAAAAGCGGATGGCAGAGTTATTCGGATGCAGCGCAGACAATATCTCTCTGCACCTTAAAAATATCTACAAAGATAAAGAACTTGATGAAGCTGCAACTACCGAGGATTTCTCGGTAGTTCAGACAGAGGGGGAACGCAAGGTAACCCGTACGGTAAAGTGCTATTCCCTCGAAGCCATCATCGCGGTGGGGTACAGGGTAAACTCGGAACGCGGCATAGAGTTCAGGCAATGGGCAACTTCCATCCTCCAGCAATATATCCACAAAGGTTTTGCCATAGACAGCGACCGTTTCAAGTATGGTTCCCGGTTCAGTACACGATATTTCGACGACCTGCTCGAAGAGATTCGGGATATCCGTTCCAGTGAGCGGATGATGTACCAGAAGATAACCGATATTTACGCCACTGCTATTGACTATTCGCCAAAGACGGAGGACACGCGCAAATTCTTCGCCACGGTACAGAACAAGCTCCACTTTGCCATTACCGGACAGACTGCCGCAGAAATCATAATCACACGGGCCAGAAGCGATAAGCAGAACATGGAGCTGACGTCATGGCGAAAAGGGTCCGACGGCAAAATCATGCCGCGTGACGTTACCATAGCAAAAAATTACCTGGATAAAACAGAACTTGACCATTTGAACCGCATAGTCAACATGTACATCGATTATGCGGAATTACAGGCTATTCGCAATAAGCCGATGTATACGAAGGACTGGATTGAAAAACTGGATGCTTTCCTGAAGTTCAGCGAATACGAAATCCTCACCGATGCCGGAAAGATCAGCCACGAAGTTGCTCTTGACCTGGCTGCAAGGGAATATGAAACATTCAGGAAAATTCAGGACAAAAATTACATCTCCGATTTTGACAAAGAAGTACGGCGAATCAGGGAGAATACGGATGACTACAACTAA
- a CDS encoding M3 family oligoendopeptidase has protein sequence MKSKSVKGLIASGMFRGPLALGALLSLAVFPEGRNSGKLEKSYEGSGNSTGSRNDAGSECTSEVLDPGKVPTEWNDAYLFSTREDASKELERLKKGPQEISESFRPKFEKLSGPVMLEYLENEKAYSKSLDVLYTYAYTQLSKNVNESFLISLLGNTQDLLTEYKKAQAFATVKLTSLEKDEWDRLFSEEPGLEAYRAYLEANYMRFIEHRPKDETQAAHLAELENQRMKLETEALSEITNKVTKAGEITLENGEKFSVNSQSYSTLLSTDPTRENRKKCYDKRFYHLIDESDSMASLYSKKAQLDDLVARELNYTDFYDYSLYNFYLTHAQVDDMNTVFKQRKEVFEAYNDFRRKKLELDTLKPYDLMLQLTDHPGKKYAYIDALQEIQKSYSRMDPNFKEIFLKMATGGFIDVYPDPEHGKQPGGYCTDSCALKAPPLIFMNYDGLIRDQKTLTHELGHAVNFYLMGNSVDYLYCTGTIYEMEIPSTFNEELFVDYIVENSDKDTAVAVLSQQIDDYQNFFTRQPLITEFEYKAHQLCKEKETVSGAELNAIWTDLSKEYRSSSVEYYPEDSAEWTYINHIYLTSNYYTFNYAVSKAITLALFKQYRGDPDAFNKKYIAYLSAGSTMPPEEKLKEYFGIKIDRQLFEDAMDVVELRIQELYKLAREE, from the coding sequence ATGAAATCTAAATCGGTTAAAGGACTTATAGCTTCAGGGATGTTCAGAGGGCCTCTCGCTCTCGGAGCTTTACTGTCTCTTGCAGTTTTTCCGGAAGGCAGGAATTCTGGAAAGCTGGAGAAATCTTATGAAGGCTCAGGAAATAGCACAGGCAGTAGAAATGATGCAGGCAGTGAGTGTACTTCCGAAGTGCTTGATCCAGGTAAGGTTCCGACAGAGTGGAATGATGCATATCTTTTCAGCACTAGGGAGGACGCTTCAAAAGAGCTTGAGAGATTAAAAAAGGGACCACAGGAGATAAGTGAGTCTTTCCGGCCCAAATTTGAAAAATTATCAGGACCTGTTATGCTTGAATACCTGGAAAATGAAAAGGCTTATTCAAAATCACTTGATGTCCTGTATACTTATGCATATACTCAACTCAGTAAAAACGTAAACGAATCATTTCTTATTTCCCTGCTTGGAAATACTCAGGATTTGCTTACGGAATATAAGAAAGCTCAGGCCTTTGCAACCGTAAAATTAACCTCGCTTGAGAAAGATGAATGGGACAGACTCTTTTCCGAAGAACCCGGACTTGAAGCTTACAGAGCCTATCTTGAAGCTAACTACATGAGGTTTATAGAGCACAGGCCAAAGGATGAGACCCAGGCTGCGCATCTTGCAGAGCTTGAAAACCAGCGGATGAAACTGGAAACTGAAGCACTTTCCGAAATCACAAACAAAGTTACAAAGGCAGGAGAGATCACGCTTGAGAACGGAGAGAAATTTTCTGTCAATTCCCAGTCCTACAGTACTTTACTATCAACAGATCCGACTAGGGAAAACAGGAAAAAGTGTTATGATAAGAGGTTCTACCATCTGATTGATGAATCCGATTCCATGGCATCCCTCTATTCCAAAAAAGCCCAGCTTGATGACCTTGTTGCCAGAGAGTTGAACTATACGGACTTCTATGATTACAGTTTGTATAATTTCTATCTTACCCATGCCCAGGTTGATGACATGAATACTGTCTTCAAGCAGAGGAAAGAGGTTTTTGAGGCCTACAATGATTTTCGAAGAAAAAAGCTTGAGCTTGACACTCTCAAACCATATGACCTGATGCTGCAACTGACGGACCATCCTGGCAAGAAATACGCTTACATAGATGCCCTGCAAGAGATTCAGAAATCCTACTCCAGGATGGACCCCAATTTCAAGGAAATCTTCCTAAAAATGGCAACCGGCGGTTTCATAGACGTATACCCTGACCCCGAGCATGGAAAACAGCCTGGAGGCTATTGCACCGATTCCTGTGCCCTAAAAGCTCCACCTCTTATCTTCATGAACTATGACGGCCTTATAAGGGACCAGAAAACTTTAACCCACGAGCTCGGACATGCCGTTAATTTCTACCTCATGGGCAATTCCGTTGACTATCTTTACTGCACAGGTACGATCTATGAAATGGAAATTCCTTCCACTTTCAACGAAGAGCTCTTTGTTGACTACATTGTTGAAAATTCCGATAAGGATACCGCAGTTGCAGTCCTTTCCCAGCAGATCGATGATTACCAGAATTTTTTTACCAGACAGCCCTTGATCACGGAATTTGAATATAAAGCCCACCAGCTCTGTAAAGAAAAAGAAACGGTAAGCGGAGCGGAACTCAATGCTATCTGGACCGACCTTTCTAAAGAGTACAGGAGCAGCTCAGTCGAGTATTACCCTGAAGATTCCGCAGAATGGACTTATATAAACCATATTTACCTGACAAGCAACTACTATACCTTCAACTACGCGGTTTCAAAAGCAATTACTCTCGCCCTCTTTAAACAGTACAGAGGAGACCCCGACGCTTTTAACAAAAAATACATTGCCTATCTCTCAGCAGGCTCGACAATGCCTCCGGAAGAAAAACTCAAGGAATACTTCGGGATCAAAATCGACAGGCAGCTCTTTGAAGATGCGATGGATGTTGTGGAGTTGAGGATTCAGGAATTGTATAAGCTGGCAAGGGAAGAATGA
- a CDS encoding mechanosensitive ion channel family protein, whose translation MITDLAFSDTGFPISDGTVTLGSVLKFILILSFSTLFAKILSLYLRRSLKDRVSKDMGETIIKILYYGILTIVFLSNLSLIGIDPSALLVAGGVTGIILGFASQNIVGNLVSGFFLMVERPIKIGDQVQINDVSGYVTDIRIISTHIRTFEGLLVRIPNQQVFTTNITNIVGHPVRRFEYTIRIRYSDDANAAIFLIKDLIDKEPFALLNPSPSVFVSDLGDSSVNIAVRIWAPVNEWFGIKTRILWDIKQTLEENGIEIPLPQRIVRIQTDSKKVPEELVPMQEKEIESVLNYEERVLV comes from the coding sequence TTGATTACTGATCTCGCTTTTTCTGATACAGGCTTTCCTATCTCAGATGGTACCGTAACTCTGGGATCTGTGCTAAAGTTTATACTAATTCTTTCTTTTTCAACTCTCTTTGCCAAAATTCTCTCGCTTTACCTGCGCAGGTCTCTCAAAGACAGAGTCAGTAAGGATATGGGTGAAACTATCATCAAAATTCTTTACTATGGCATACTTACTATTGTATTTCTTTCTAACCTATCTCTAATAGGAATTGATCCTTCAGCGCTCCTGGTGGCAGGAGGAGTTACAGGTATCATCCTTGGTTTTGCAAGTCAGAATATTGTAGGAAATCTGGTCTCGGGATTTTTCCTGATGGTTGAAAGGCCCATAAAAATAGGGGATCAGGTTCAAATCAACGATGTATCCGGTTATGTCACAGATATTCGCATAATTTCTACCCATATAAGAACCTTTGAGGGGCTTCTTGTCCGTATCCCAAACCAACAGGTCTTTACAACAAATATCACAAACATTGTAGGGCACCCTGTCAGAAGGTTTGAATATACAATCAGGATTCGTTACAGTGACGATGCCAATGCCGCAATCTTTCTTATTAAAGACCTTATTGACAAAGAACCCTTTGCTCTCCTGAACCCTTCCCCTTCGGTTTTCGTAAGCGATCTTGGAGACAGTTCGGTAAATATTGCTGTCAGGATCTGGGCACCTGTTAACGAGTGGTTCGGGATAAAAACCAGAATTCTATGGGATATAAAACAGACCCTGGAAGAAAACGGCATAGAGATTCCTTTACCACAGCGCATAGTTCGCATTCAGACCGATTCAAAAAAGGTTCCTGAAGAACTGGTGCCGATGCAGGAAAAAGAGATAGAGAGTGTACTGAATTACGAAGAAAGAGTTTTAGTTTGA
- a CDS encoding DUF432 domain-containing protein — protein MYGYYNPPFSVEQEGIAISVEKVGEQWIYRRKFGTENVEKIILGDNKRLIVNPVEPLNTPKEITPNLLIEFEKTLLLAGGAKRKIFLTFPIEIGIFIADKEDKNLQLLDVTSLVRQKFTLYGEVSNGVICKHWKSQIYSISPSPNPLQEGIMELTIRNASSDWATISKVVFSAYGMKLYYAGDVFMRAHMDILNRNTAETGFELQKLSGELKSSPLKEIKARKEAFGVYSLKKLGIMPLNFYMGSGF, from the coding sequence ATGTACGGCTATTATAATCCCCCTTTTTCAGTTGAACAGGAAGGAATTGCTATTTCCGTTGAGAAAGTCGGAGAGCAGTGGATATACAGAAGAAAATTCGGAACGGAAAATGTAGAGAAAATTATCCTTGGAGATAATAAACGCCTGATTGTAAATCCTGTAGAGCCTTTAAACACCCCTAAAGAAATTACTCCAAACCTGCTTATAGAATTTGAGAAAACCCTTTTGCTTGCAGGAGGAGCAAAAAGAAAAATTTTTCTGACTTTTCCGATAGAAATAGGCATTTTTATCGCGGATAAGGAAGACAAAAATCTCCAGCTTCTTGATGTGACGAGCCTGGTGAGACAGAAATTTACTCTTTACGGGGAGGTTTCAAACGGAGTTATCTGCAAGCACTGGAAAAGCCAGATATATTCAATTTCTCCTTCCCCTAACCCTCTACAGGAGGGAATTATGGAACTGACCATTCGAAATGCTTCCTCGGATTGGGCGACAATCTCAAAAGTAGTTTTCAGTGCATACGGTATGAAACTTTACTATGCCGGTGATGTTTTTATGCGAGCGCATATGGACATCCTCAACAGGAACACGGCTGAAACAGGTTTTGAGTTACAAAAACTTAGCGGAGAGCTAAAAAGCAGTCCTCTGAAAGAGATTAAAGCCAGAAAAGAAGCTTTCGGGGTTTACAGCCTTAAGAAGCTTGGTATCATGCCTCTTAATTTTTACATGGGGAGTGGATTTTGA
- the corA gene encoding magnesium/cobalt transporter CorA, with product MVVSGRRGSQIGLAPGSLVHVGEKKVEEVVIRVLAYNSEKLVDKKLEKLEECLEFKNHPDLNFWINVDGLDRIDIIEKLGSYFNIHPLTLEDVLNTRQRPKTEDYDSYIYSILKMILLDPKKEELTIDQVSIIFGSNYILSFQEREVDVFDTVRERFENPASRLRKSGVDYLAYNLIDAVVDNYFLILERFGDDIEYLEEGLVTQPRPETLRTIQRYKRDMIILRKSVWPLRELINGLQRVESDLIKETTRIYLRDVYDHTIQVIDTVEDFRDILSSMVDVYLSSLSYRMNEVMKVLTIIATIFIPLTFIVGIYGMNFKFMPELEWHWGYPAVMLVMTFLAVSMFIYFKKRRWV from the coding sequence ATGGTGGTTTCTGGAAGAAGAGGATCGCAAATCGGACTTGCACCCGGATCGCTTGTCCATGTAGGAGAAAAGAAGGTTGAAGAGGTAGTAATCCGGGTTTTGGCCTATAATAGTGAAAAGCTTGTAGATAAAAAGCTGGAGAAGCTTGAAGAGTGTTTGGAGTTTAAAAATCATCCCGATCTTAACTTCTGGATAAACGTGGATGGACTGGATAGGATAGATATTATAGAAAAACTCGGAAGTTATTTTAACATCCATCCCCTTACTCTTGAAGACGTACTTAATACACGGCAACGGCCCAAGACTGAAGATTACGACTCATATATTTATTCGATTTTAAAGATGATTCTCCTTGATCCGAAAAAGGAAGAGCTCACTATAGACCAGGTAAGCATCATCTTCGGCTCCAATTACATCCTCTCTTTTCAGGAAAGAGAGGTAGATGTTTTTGATACGGTACGGGAAAGGTTTGAAAATCCGGCTTCTCGCTTGCGAAAAAGTGGAGTGGATTATCTTGCCTACAACCTTATTGACGCTGTAGTCGATAATTATTTTTTGATCCTGGAGCGTTTTGGGGATGATATCGAGTACCTTGAAGAAGGGCTGGTAACGCAGCCAAGACCTGAAACTCTCAGGACTATTCAAAGGTATAAAAGGGATATGATTATCCTTCGGAAATCTGTCTGGCCTCTCAGAGAGCTGATAAATGGTTTACAGAGGGTTGAGTCCGATCTTATTAAAGAGACTACCCGGATTTACCTGAGAGATGTTTATGACCATACAATCCAGGTAATAGACACTGTTGAAGATTTTCGGGACATTTTGTCTTCAATGGTTGATGTCTACCTCTCCAGCTTAAGCTACAGGATGAACGAAGTTATGAAGGTCCTGACAATCATAGCAACGATTTTTATTCCCCTTACTTTTATAGTAGGTATTTACGGGATGAATTTCAAATTCATGCCCGAACTCGAATGGCACTGGGGCTATCCTGCTGTAATGTTGGTAATGACCTTTTTAGCAGTTAGCATGTTTATCTATTTTAAGAAAAGGAGATGGGTTTGA
- a CDS encoding mechanosensitive ion channel family protein, with protein METPNNTSSFVENMSYFDSRLEQAFTWFSDNLGTFLFILFVGLVTVLTARNVNSLLERHFVKANNRLHMDPTSFRMFRHIVVALIYFMGIVVVIFSIPSLRNLSIALFTGAGIAGIVIGFAAQNTLSNIIAGISLAIFQPFRVGDRLNIMNEYGKVTDLNLRHTVIITWDNRRLIIPNSVISNEAIINWTIEDPAVIWPIDIGISYDADIDQARRIMIEEARKHPNVMPPQKVQYSVVKPSLIKSETLRMGFIDPPVLHPVDPDFRERGEVKVNVVELGESAVNLRMNVWFKDRSIAYSSGCEIREAIKKRFDKEGIEIPYPYRTIVYKNDLEKEKKATGKLSHTEGDKINTP; from the coding sequence ATGGAAACCCCCAATAACACCTCTTCTTTTGTAGAAAATATGTCTTATTTTGACAGTAGGTTAGAGCAGGCGTTTACATGGTTTTCAGACAACTTAGGTACATTTTTATTCATACTTTTTGTTGGCCTGGTCACTGTCCTTACTGCACGGAACGTAAACAGTCTTCTGGAACGCCATTTCGTAAAAGCGAACAACAGGCTGCATATGGATCCGACATCTTTCCGAATGTTCAGACATATTGTAGTCGCACTGATCTATTTCATGGGAATTGTAGTTGTTATTTTCAGCATTCCCAGTCTTCGAAACCTCTCGATTGCCCTCTTTACCGGAGCAGGAATTGCCGGTATAGTTATCGGTTTTGCAGCCCAAAACACACTGAGCAATATAATTGCAGGGATTTCCCTTGCTATTTTTCAACCTTTCCGGGTTGGAGATCGGCTTAATATTATGAACGAGTACGGAAAAGTTACGGATCTTAATCTCAGACACACTGTCATCATAACCTGGGATAACAGACGGCTTATAATCCCTAATTCCGTAATCAGCAATGAAGCGATAATTAACTGGACTATAGAAGACCCTGCAGTAATCTGGCCAATAGACATCGGAATAAGCTATGATGCCGACATTGACCAGGCAAGAAGGATCATGATCGAAGAAGCCAGAAAACATCCAAACGTAATGCCCCCGCAAAAAGTCCAGTACAGTGTTGTAAAACCTAGCTTAATTAAGTCCGAAACACTTAGAATGGGATTTATTGATCCTCCTGTGCTTCATCCCGTGGACCCGGATTTCAGGGAGAGAGGAGAAGTCAAAGTAAACGTTGTTGAACTGGGAGAATCTGCCGTAAATCTCCGCATGAATGTCTGGTTCAAAGATAGAAGTATTGCATACAGTTCAGGATGTGAAATCAGAGAAGCTATTAAGAAGCGCTTTGATAAGGAAGGAATAGAAATCCCATACCCGTATAGGACTATTGTATACAAGAACGATCTTGAAAAGGAAAAGAAGGCTACTGGAAAATTATCCCATACAGAAGGAGACAAAATTAATACTCCGTGA
- a CDS encoding phenylacetate--CoA ligase family protein, whose amino-acid sequence MYEASTEAELDHNVQLYHPKISEEDTFAKLKALLKRVVENSPFYQKKFREANINIGDIKSLKDLKLLPFTNKEELRDAYPLGLQAVPDSEVVRIHSSSGTTGKPIIIPYTRKDVDLWAEMMMRCYMLAGLTNQDRIQITPGYGLWTAGIGFQLGAERLGAMAIPTGPGNTEKQLEMFVDLKTTALTSTSSYALLLAEEIENRGLKSQIHLRKGIIGSERWSEKMRSRIENELGIETFDIYGLTEIYGPGIGLDCAFHEGMHYWSDYLLFEIIDPITGEQLPDGTLGELVITTLTKEGAPLIRYRTRDLTRIIPGLCKCGCPFPRIDRVLGRSDDRIKFKAVNIYPGQIEDLVHRIPGVSSEYQILLTRKDGRDSMIFRVEIEGTEDPSKKTKTEKALGKAFKDFIGVTVDVVGVKIGELPRSMKKTKRVIDEREL is encoded by the coding sequence ATGTATGAAGCATCCACTGAGGCTGAACTTGATCACAATGTACAGCTTTATCATCCTAAAATCTCGGAAGAAGATACCTTTGCAAAATTGAAGGCACTGCTGAAGCGCGTAGTTGAAAATAGTCCTTTTTACCAGAAAAAGTTCAGGGAAGCAAATATCAATATCGGGGACATAAAGTCACTTAAAGACCTGAAGCTTCTTCCATTTACGAATAAAGAAGAACTCAGGGATGCCTATCCTCTTGGGTTACAGGCCGTTCCTGATTCCGAGGTTGTAAGGATTCATTCCTCGTCCGGGACCACAGGAAAACCCATAATTATTCCTTACACCCGAAAAGATGTGGATCTCTGGGCCGAGATGATGATGCGCTGTTATATGCTTGCAGGGCTTACTAACCAGGACAGGATCCAGATTACCCCAGGATACGGGCTCTGGACCGCAGGGATAGGGTTTCAGCTTGGAGCCGAACGCCTTGGGGCAATGGCTATACCTACAGGTCCGGGAAATACCGAGAAACAGCTTGAAATGTTTGTTGACCTGAAGACTACGGCCCTTACAAGCACTTCCTCTTATGCGCTTTTGCTTGCTGAAGAAATTGAAAACCGTGGGCTTAAGTCCCAGATTCACCTGAGAAAAGGCATTATAGGTTCGGAGCGCTGGAGTGAAAAAATGCGCAGCCGAATAGAAAACGAGCTGGGGATAGAGACTTTTGATATTTATGGGCTGACCGAGATCTACGGGCCAGGAATTGGCCTTGATTGCGCTTTCCATGAAGGTATGCACTACTGGTCTGACTACTTGCTCTTTGAGATTATTGACCCTATTACGGGCGAGCAGCTTCCTGACGGCACGCTTGGAGAACTTGTAATTACTACTCTCACAAAGGAAGGGGCTCCTCTCATCCGCTACAGGACAAGAGACTTGACCCGAATAATTCCTGGCCTCTGTAAATGCGGCTGTCCTTTCCCAAGAATTGATAGGGTCCTTGGCAGGTCAGACGACCGCATAAAGTTCAAGGCTGTTAATATCTATCCGGGCCAAATCGAAGATCTTGTCCACAGGATTCCTGGCGTAAGCAGCGAATATCAGATTCTGCTTACCCGTAAGGACGGAAGGGACAGCATGATCTTCAGGGTTGAGATCGAAGGCACAGAAGATCCCTCAAAGAAAACAAAAACCGAAAAAGCTCTGGGAAAAGCCTTTAAGGACTTCATAGGCGTAACCGTGGATGTTGTTGGCGTAAAGATAGGGGAACTTCCACGCAGCATGAAAAAGACAAAAAGAGTAATTGATGAAAGGGAACTGTGA
- a CDS encoding indolepyruvate oxidoreductase subunit beta encodes MKYDILIAGVGGQGVVLASRLLALAAMKAGFHVSTAETIGMSQREGSVSSHIRIGDETSGSLIPIGQADLLLGLEPAETVRNLPFLKEGGKVLVNTHAIPPASRPPGSPEYDPAALLSFLCAYYPDIFCSDFTELADDVGTYRAANVAMLGAAAGARVLPFKEEILKEILDAEIPEKYRAVNDAAFERARKCIRFISDP; translated from the coding sequence GTGAAATATGATATTCTTATTGCAGGCGTTGGTGGACAGGGTGTTGTGCTTGCTTCCCGCTTGCTTGCACTTGCTGCGATGAAAGCCGGATTCCATGTAAGTACTGCCGAAACCATAGGCATGTCTCAGAGAGAAGGTTCGGTCAGTAGCCATATAAGAATAGGAGACGAAACTTCAGGGTCACTTATCCCCATCGGGCAGGCAGACCTGCTTTTAGGCCTGGAGCCTGCAGAAACCGTACGCAACCTGCCTTTTCTTAAGGAAGGCGGAAAGGTTCTGGTAAATACCCATGCTATCCCACCGGCATCGAGACCGCCTGGGAGCCCTGAGTATGATCCTGCAGCTTTGCTCTCCTTTTTATGTGCATACTACCCTGATATTTTCTGTTCCGATTTTACGGAGCTTGCAGACGATGTAGGGACATACAGAGCTGCAAACGTTGCAATGCTTGGAGCGGCTGCAGGCGCACGAGTACTACCTTTTAAGGAAGAAATTCTTAAGGAAATACTGGATGCCGAAATCCCTGAAAAATACAGGGCTGTAAACGATGCCGCATTCGAACGCGCAAGGAAATGTATTAGATTTATCTCCGACCCTTGA